AGAAGTCTTCCTTGACTTACTGTCCAAAATTGGCTACATTTTCTTTATATTCCTCAGTGGTGTGAAGATGGATCCCAGAACTGTGTTGAGGACTGGTCTCAAGGCATGGACGATTGGAGTGATTGGTGTTGCGGCTCCAATCTCTGTTTCCATCTTCACTCGCAGAAGCTTAAGGAAGTATGTACACAGATATCGGCTGCCAGCTTACATTAGCATTATTGCACTTCAGAATTATGTCACTTTTCCTGTGATTGCTTCCATGCTTGTGGACCTGAAAATCATGAACTCTGAGCTTGGTCGTCTTGCTCTGGCAACAGCACTTATCTGTGATCTTATGACCAGTTTCATTGGCACTGTTGTTTCTGGTGGAAGAATCGGGCAAATGGCCGACTATACCTTTGGTATTATTGCACAAGCTAGTGTCTATAGCATCTGTGTGGTTTTACTTATCGTTTTTCTGGGGCGGCCACTTTGTATATGGATTATCCGGAAGACACCAGAAGGAAAACCCGTTAGCAGAGTTCATGTCATCCTCATAGCTTTAATGGTCCTAATCGTGGTCCTACTAAGCGACAATTCGGGACTTTACTATCAGTATGGCCCTTTCTTACTTGGCTTGATAGTGCCAGATGGGCCCCCTTTGGGATCTACGTTGGTGGACAGGTTAGAAACAATGGTGTCGGGATTGTTTGCTCCACTTTTAGTGACTTATTGTGGGATGAAAGTAAATCTGGCCGAGCTGTTTGATCTGAACTTCATTAGTTTCATATGGTTCATCCTCTTCTTTTGTTCGGCAATGAGGATTGTTGCGGTTTTTGTTCCAGCGGTAATTTGCAGAGTACCCATTAAGGATGCTATGGCTCTTGCTTTCATTCTAAGTGCTCAAGGAGTTGTGCAGATGTCTTTCTGTTACACCAATGCTCTGAATCAGGTCTCTAACCTTCTTCAAAATTTTCCAATTAAGTCTTTCAAAATTTGTTacgtttctgaaattgcaacgaaactcactaaattaattacttCCTAGAATACACTAATGACTCTTGTTTGTTTTTTGAGGAGACAGACGTTTGATGGGGAAACCTTTTCGATGCTTACGACATGGATAATGCTACAATCTGGATTTGTGAATCTGGTCGTGAAGTCGCTGTATGATTATTCAAGAATGTATACTGGCTATCAAAAAAGAGACGTTCAGCACACCTCTCCTAACTCTGAGCTACGTGTACTTACATGCGCTCATCGATTAGACGACGTGTTTGCTGTCAAGAAAGTACTCGAATCTTCTTTCCCGACCACAGAGAGCCCAATCGCTGTCTATGCTTTGCATCTTGTAGAGCTCGCTGGCCGGGCTCTTCCACTACTAATCGATCACCAACTCGGCCAAAAATCTTCTGGTGGCACCCGAACCCAGAAAATGATCGAGGCTTTTTACTCATTTGAGCAACAATTTTCAGGATTGGCCACTGTGCAGCAATTCACCGCCATGTCTTTAACCAAGTTTATGCACCATGACATCTGCACACTAGCTTTCAACAAGTTGGCCTCTTTGATCATTCTTCCGTTCCATCGCAAATGGAACTACCAAGGCAAAATGATACTAGACAGCAGTAGTTTGAGAGCAATTAACCTCGATGTGTTAGAACTTGCCCCTTGTTCTGTCGGCATTCTTGTTGATCGTCACAAGGTACGACATTCCTCAGCTCCTTCATCTACTTACAATGTTGGCGTGGCTTTCTTTGGAGGAACTGATGATCGGGAAGCGCTGGCTTACGCCAGACGAATGGCACAATCTCCGGGTATACACTTGATGGTAATTCGGTTTGTCCCATGGGACATATATGCTGGAGATAACCAATGGGATGCGGTTCTTGATGCCGAAATACTCAAGGATACAAGGATGCTTGGTGCACGTCAGGAAAATATAGTGTATAGGGAGGAGAGGGTGAAAGATGGGGCTGAAACTGCTCTTCTGATTCATGCCATGGAAGAAGCTTTCGATTTGATAATCGTGGGACGTCGCCATAAAGATGACACACCTCAATTATTAGGCCTTAGCGAATGGAACGATCTGCCGGAACTCGGGCCCGTTGGAGACATGCTTGCTGCTGCAGATATCAGTAAGCCTGTATCAGTTATGGTTATTCAACACCAAAATGTCAAAAACAAGTGAAGAGGGTGGTTTAGGAATGGGGTGAGACCGATTCACTCAAACATAAATGTAGACCTGGATATCGTTGTTCTTGAAATTAATAGTTTCTTCGTCGATTCTACGTGTGAAGGATGAGATTataaattggaagaaaaaataatatagttATTTTTTAACTCCAAATATACTAAAACTTGACTTAAACGTGAAATGTTGCGAGAATCTGGAATTATAGATAATTTGCACAAAAAGGTTGCTCTATAAATGCGATCAAGGGACGATTAAACTGGATTAAGTTGAATTAAGGATGAAGAACACAAAAAATGCACTGATTTGATCAAAAGGGAAAAGTTAAGTAAGCATGCTTAATGCTCTCAATGAAGCACAAGTTTAATTTTACTTTATGTTTagtattttaattcattaaattttcaaattactTTAAACATTCTGAAAAAATTCTTCCTCGAAAAGAATCACAGCCTTACTCATTTTACCCATATAAACCAgatgaaaataaatttgtatCATAAATTACGTAAGTTCCGACGAAAAAGATGATATCTCGGCAAATAGTAAGACCGTGTTTAGACATTTTTTGGGCATAtggtatgatttttagatattaTTAATAATGGTAATTTGGAGGATTTTCGTGTTTTCGAGAATTATTATATGACAAAAATTCTCGTGAGACGATTTCAccagtcaattttgtgagacagatctatAACCTGATCCGattaataaaaacatattacatgtaacgtaccatacttttactattcaaaaatttgcggaaaaattaaaaattttcttaaataaatcgtgaaccttcaaaatttgataaaacaacTGTTCGTCCTCAAAAATTGTTGCAAcagaaaaatctcaaaatgatgTCTACCAAAAGTATTTGCTCGAACCTCAAACAGTAACACAAAATTAGAGtaattaaacattttcataaaactaaaacttggcggtcctcgggtctagcctcctactcagtccaagcctgccccttggtcacTACCTCCCGTCTCTCATGATCATCcacacctgcatcgatcaagtctagtgagtctaaaaactcaacacgtataaactgggagtaacgaataatatgtaataaaaccaaatgcaactttaaaatagaacatacatacttgaaacttgaacttacactaaacatgatcatacgtacataacttagacgtgccataacgtgaaaactttcataaacatgcttgcatacttgtatatacataaacatacatgaacttcattattttgcgtagaggcatgtttcaaagcaagtgactcataacataaatcgtctgatcagactaaaacacagtactgggctgacagggacgaatccactgccacatacatgagatccctatTCAAGCTTTAACGGACGTATTGGTccatgttcatgatttaacgctttccaatcctgatctaaacccgttcatgctttaacgaggtgggttggtccccgttcatgatttaacgctttccaaccccatacatacattgatcacaagacatttagcatacctcaaaaacttgaaaatattttcttgcacgtcaacatacttacttggcgttgagggattcgttggatttcattTAGGgtcgctgctgcacatactaacatgaatttaaatacttaacttgcatagcttagacgtaggcaCACGTGCTCACCCCtcaaaattcaataaataacttaagacattATAGAatactcgggacttgacctcttttaaatcatcgtactaacccaagacatgaaactccaaaacacaaataaaatttcccaaaaatatgaagtacacggacctcgtgcctgggtccgtgtatgggtccgtgtaggtgcgcaaaagGAATACTCGGGAAGgagaagggacacggaccccgtacccaggtccggctccgggtccgtgtaggtgcggtgAAATTTGACACTTTCAAGGAAaacgaaggcacggaccccgtgtcagggtccgtggaAGGGTCCGTCTAGACTCGGTTTACTGAAACTAAGGAGGAAACAAGGGCACgcaccccgtgccagggtccgtcgaGAGGTCCGTATAGGCTCGATAAAAGTAAACCAACGGAAAGTCATGTACTCAAAGCTTATTTCTCCTAATTCTACCATCCCGATCATGACTTGACACCTCGAGATCCGTCCTAGAGTGCTAGAACACTCATTCGACTCAAACGAACGTCCCCAAACAATGACGCCCAACTTACAACGCAATTCAACTCATGAACACGAAATTTGACATCAAAATCAATTTCTACGATTTCTAACTCAACCAAGTGCCTAAAGACACGAACCGAAATACCAACGTACACCCCAACATCATTCTTggtatacctaaacgcagcaatgatcacccatcgatgcccaacgaagcctgcaacaagaaaatctcaagaacacatcaataacataattttctgagaacgcagtttgagcagtcccacaaaaatgatcataactcactcaatttaatccaaataattcgaatttactgtcaaatcgaaggtatcaaaaagttctacaattttcttgttgaaagttttctcaaaaacgcgaccgaaaaatcgcagtatttaaaaatacagtaaaaacgtgaatttagatctgaaaatggtttcaaaagtgatctaaacataattgctcaaacttctacacatcacacatgtatttttacgcataaataacaacacaacgcataatatgacgagatcgatgcagaaataacagaatatacgtgtctTTAGATTTTAAACGTTACCGAACGACGACATCGAAGCGAaaacggagcgaggcttgatccgggacgattgtgGCACTAAAATCTTGCAACGAAGgtgacgaaaacttgctggaaatttgAAAGAAAGGGGCGGCTACTGCTATCCTCAAGAAGCCTAGGTttctttctttttaaaaatctgaaattctgaaattaagaatgtgtatgtgtgtgtgtgttggggCGAGTAAGTGTGTGtcaatgtgtgtgtgcgtgtgattaGAAGGTAATTAGGGCCAAATTTTtgctaaattaataatttgcaagctaattaaaataatttacttTCTACTCTTATAAAAtcccataattcaaaataaccacataaaatgctaatttaaaaagttttaaactcttaaatcactaaataCTTAACTTAGTCTCTTAGGATACTAAAACTTAATAACTTATTTAAAATGCTCcatcctcaacttaaaataaaataccgcattaaaatttaccaaaatcgtcaccggtctctattccttgatcccgcatcgagtaatcgcctgaaacatgaaactcgagaaaccatttttaacgtgcatcgcataaacattaaaataatgcaatttaaataaatcatgcatcactaaaatcattttaaacttaaaaaaaaaatatttaacaatttaaataatgcatgagttatacgtatactgaatttgggcactacagtttctcccccacttataaaaatttcgtccccgaaattaaatttgaccaaataactccgggtagcagttcctcatatctgcttctgctTCCCAAGTGACTTTctccactgattggttcagccaccggactttgaccagcttggtcaccttgttccgaagtctacgctcctgtctgtctaggatttggacaggtcctTCCTTATATGACAGAtttggagccaactgcaacggctcgtagCTCAGAACATGCGAGGGGttagctagatacttcctcaacatcgagacatggaacacattgtgtacctcggccagatttggcggaagggcaacacaataggctagtgtcccaactctgtccagaatttcaaacggtccaataaacctcggactcagtttgcctcttttcccaaatctcataacacccttcataggtgctatctttacaaaaacgtgatcacctacggcaaactcgagatctctctttctcttatcagcataactcttttggcgactttgggcggtcttcatcctgtctcggagcttgaccaccacatctgcagtctgctgaacaatctctggaccaagttctgctctttcaccaacctcatcccaatgaactggtaatctgcacttccttccgtaCAATGcgtcgtatggagccataccaatggatGATTGAAAtctgttgttgtatgtaaactccagTAGATGTTGATATTATTCCCAAGTTCCCTGGAAATAGATCATACACTCTCGCAATAAATcatccaaaatctgaatcactcgctcagactggccatctgtctgcgggtgaaaagcggtACTGAAAAGCAAGTTCGTCgccatggctgcatgtaggctcttccaaaaggacaaagtaaatctcgggtccctgtcggacacaatagaaactgggatcccatgcaaccgaactatctccttgatataaaactctgcatactgcgtcatggagaaagtcgtctccACTGGaaaaaagtgcgctgacttagtaagtcgatccactataacctaAATAGCGTTAAATCCTATGattgacctcggcaaaccaaccacaaagtccattgtaatattctcccatttccactcggggatagggagtggcttatgTATTCCTGCTAGCCTCTGATGTTTTGCCTTCACCTGcagacaagtgaggcattcagacatgaatctgcggatgtctcgcttcatccctggccaccaatacaaaatctgcaagtccttgtacattttggtgcctcttgggtgaatggaatacagagatgcatgtgcctctgacagaatatcctctctgatcgaatcaacgctAGGGACCCATATTctgcctctgtatctcacaatatcaTCTGACActatgtagagtacactgcccttggcttcgtccttcagcctccatttctgtaattgctcatctgaaggctgacctgtaCGAATACGGTCAAGCaaggaagattggactgtcagattagacagtctcggagctctgcccttgcgataaacttctaaaccaaacctctgaatctcagactgaagaggtctatgcactgacaactgtgccACAAATGCGACTTtccggctcaaggcatctgccactacattagctttccccggatggtagctaatttcacagtcgtagtctttcactaactccagccaccgtctctgtctcatattcagttctttctatgtgaagaaatatttgagactcttgtgatcagtgaatatctgacacttctcaccatacaagtagtgtctccaaatctttaaccCAAAGACGACAGCGGCTAATTCCATAtcgtgagtcggataattcttctcatgcaccttcaactgtctggaagcataagctatctgAAAGGGGATCGAAATTAGTTGTtctaaagcgcaacggaagttcaaaatttattttctagaaagaaaaccgaacacctcatgtactaggatgtgtagcaaatacaaaacacaaaatatgacattcatagtgtgtttagaagatatacctatcaatctcaaagatttaTGTAATGACTCCAACTTAattgatatacaactaagctcttgaagggatgagttgatctacaagcttcctcctttcctttaaaattaggcccaccacttgctaactAGAACctttcttattttgcactagaaaaataagaagatttttcaaagagaagtgtgtGCTATCCTAAactattgaagaagcaaaaattgagagaaaatttgGAAAGACCACCCTctaaatttcggccattgcATGTGTCATGAAGGtgaggatgagttgtcttggttgtgggaaaagctaaaaccacttttagcatgccatgcaattttttaatgagaaagtaatccccaactcttcacctccctagcatgcttttgacttgggcttgtaactattacaaggcccattgaCTTTTATTCAAATGTCTTACACACATTTGaccccatttaaagtttacttgattttacccaagcccactagtttaataattatttctaattgggctctacaaggcccaatgttatttaattaattcaacacttgaattaatttaattatttggactctactaggcccactagtgtttaattaattcaacacttaaattaatttaatttagtccataataatgttcatgaaaatcacaatgtccaaatacattatttatttgaccaacttttaatttaggaacacttccataaattaaaagttacatttccctcatagaagtcatacttctattttttcttacGCTTATTAACtaatttataagccgttcaacacattgaactatattttacttttcaacgagatctagaaagctagtacttgtgtggccctcaatggttcattgatacaactagccgtgggttcacatctccatgtgattcggactaaacatgtccttatatgagcataccccaattgctccattcttacttatcaactccttgataacaagaatgtcagaattcatcaagtctgatagtacccaaccaatcatgttaaacgcctagcagcattgcttacatgattccctaggtatcaaataatagtgcctgcaagaaccattcaattatggttagcgtacagtacggtcccttcaactcatatatcccgaccgattcgacaaccattggtatatcgagagttgtcaatgaatcgatactatgtgtcatgtcatagttgcatcgatggtgtaatctatgaaactcctttcataattaccaccatactctgatcatagatttcatactacacatacatgagaacacataggatattcatacccgaaggtaagcggcgaatccccgactacaatgcatcgactcctatatgtttcgactaAACACCCAACcatgccacctgatgaccccatgagagtcggtaaacaagtcaaagtgtaatgctagcacatagagtctcaatgttgtcccgggtcataaggactaatgatgtacaaccataaactaggacatttccactcgataagtgagaaccacttggaaagtcctttatggagggttgttcagtacactctacaaggagcacctatctgcatgctcggacatcacaatgtcccctaccaatgaaatatggtattcgcatcgcagatactagtctcatactcgagcggcctatatccttcttagcggcggctgaatcgactaggaactgtttagaatatacagtattacaaatatgagtttcatgatactcatcatatgagcatctcatattctttctactatttgtatattcaagggctttatctatgcaactagcatgagtatacagataaagatgtgcaaaaacaataatttcaaatattattaaaataaagattgtttatacatagagttttattgtgaacactcggtcAACACTTGGCttgacgtgcacctactctaacaatctcccacttgcaccagagccaactacccatatgcttcaaacccatcgattcgcgatgcttctcgaataatggtccaggtaaaggcttagttagtggatcatcaaaattatctgcggagccgactttgtccaTCGAGACATCTTctttttccacaatctctcagaggatgtggtactttctcaatacatgtttggatttctgatgagaccttggctcctttgcttgagatatagctcccgtgttgtcacacaacaccgggacaggagcaactccataggaacgacgtccaactcttggacgaaattccttatccaaactgtctcttttgctgcatctgatgcagcaatgtattcggcctcagtggtggaatctgcagtactgtcttgcatggaactcttccaagagatagcaacaccattgagtatgaatacgaacctagaagttgacttcgagtcatcgatatcgctttggaagttagagtcggtatagccttccaatttcagttctccacccccatagaccaagaacaattcattggtccttctcaaatacttgaggatgtctttcacagctttccaatgtggaagactgGGGTTCGATTCATATCTattcactacacttagtgcgaaagccacgtcaggacgagtagatatcatcccatacatgatgctaccaattgcaaatgcatacggaatgcgtgtcatcgccgctatctcagcatcagtcttgggagacatagacttggataggatacaccatgacacattggtagatgtcctctcttggactcatccatcgagaacctcttcacgatggtttcaatgtatgtggactgggtgagaccaagcaatctccttgatctatctctatagatctgtattcccaatacaaaagatgcttcacccaagtcctgcatcgagaacttgctcgctaaccatattttagttgattgcaacatccctatatcattcccaatgagtagaatgtcatcaacataaagcaccaggaatgtcacagcactcccactgaccttcttatacacacagggttcctcaggattcttagtaaaaccaaactctttgattgtactatcgaatctaaggttccaactcctagatgcctgctttagaccataaatagatctttgaagtttgcataccatatgctcacttccgatagatgtaaacccttcaggttgagacatgtaaatctcttccttaatatccccattaagaaagactgttttgacatccatctgcaatatctcatagtcataccatgcagctatggctagtaatatccttatggacttgaacattgcaactggagaaaaggttttctcaaagtcaactccttgtctttgagtatatccttttgctatcattcgcgccttgaaggtcaatacct
The sequence above is a segment of the Primulina tabacum isolate GXHZ01 chromosome 6, ASM2559414v2, whole genome shotgun sequence genome. Coding sequences within it:
- the LOC142549224 gene encoding cation/H(+) antiporter 15-like, which translates into the protein MDTGDDGDRNSMMWNGDPCYKGLGMHSRGSWGLSLTEFFHYTFPRLQLQLAIIFIVTQSLHLLLRRFNLPRIVSEIMAGIILGPTILGQFGNIQTNLFPQDGEVFLDLLSKIGYIFFIFLSGVKMDPRTVLRTGLKAWTIGVIGVAAPISVSIFTRRSLRKYVHRYRLPAYISIIALQNYVTFPVIASMLVDLKIMNSELGRLALATALICDLMTSFIGTVVSGGRIGQMADYTFGIIAQASVYSICVVLLIVFLGRPLCIWIIRKTPEGKPVSRVHVILIALMVLIVVLLSDNSGLYYQYGPFLLGLIVPDGPPLGSTLVDRLETMVSGLFAPLLVTYCGMKVNLAELFDLNFISFIWFILFFCSAMRIVAVFVPAVICRVPIKDAMALAFILSAQGVVQMSFCYTNALNQTFDGETFSMLTTWIMLQSGFVNLVVKSLYDYSRMYTGYQKRDVQHTSPNSELRVLTCAHRLDDVFAVKKVLESSFPTTESPIAVYALHLVELAGRALPLLIDHQLGQKSSGGTRTQKMIEAFYSFEQQFSGLATVQQFTAMSLTKFMHHDICTLAFNKLASLIILPFHRKWNYQGKMILDSSSLRAINLDVLELAPCSVGILVDRHKVRHSSAPSSTYNVGVAFFGGTDDREALAYARRMAQSPGIHLMVIRFVPWDIYAGDNQWDAVLDAEILKDTRMLGARQENIVYREERVKDGAETALLIHAMEEAFDLIIVGRRHKDDTPQLLGLSEWNDLPELGPVGDMLAAADISKPVSVMVIQHQNVKNK